From Pyrenophora tritici-repentis strain M4 chromosome 1, whole genome shotgun sequence, the proteins below share one genomic window:
- a CDS encoding protein containing DHHC-type Zn finger — MAPPAVVSTSKPGAINSAGEQKMAQATSVIIPLLELGALGYETYVLTYLICVQYLISPPDSLQRDYALQPRRSTGIALIVVYAILLFFLLVAWLRLLQMIWSKPDLVPLGDKRQEKEGASTKGFAFDQYDAYLCDYQGVPNWCGRCHNWKPDRTHHCKELGRCVRKMDHYCPWAGGIIAESTHKYFMQFVFYAALYTTFTWIVIAIFFAERSNKMGSKPGTWIGALVTAVLFCIFTFTMTCMTGWNLMINYTSVEGIQRGGIHNIAFLISDSPQDSTPTSSTRHKSDAQAEEDWPILTTVTRPSGRSYVVMQTRTMEHPWYTTLMKGWKDTMGNNIIDWFLPFRQSPCKQRSHQGEFEWGEVVYDMARMYEKKTGVRLALLEGSQR; from the exons ATGGCGCCACCGGCCGTTGTTAGCACGTCGAAGCCCGGCGCAATCAACTCGGCTGGGGAACAGAAGATGGCGCAGGCAACCTCGGTCATAATCCCTCTTCTCGAACTAGGCGCACTGGGTTACGAGACCTATGTGTTGACGTACCTGATATGCGTCCAGTACCTCATCAGCCCCCCAGATAGTCTTCAAAGAGACTACGCCCTCCAGCCGCGACGTTCCACCGGTATCGCCCTCATCGTCGTTTACGccatcctcctcttcttcctgctCGTCGCATGGCTGCGCCTCCTACAGATGATATGGTCCAAGCCGGATTTAGTTCCGCTGGGAGATAAGAGGCAAGAGAAGGAGGGAGCTAGTACAAAGGGCTTCGCATTTGACCAGTACGATGCATACCTGTGCGACTACCAGGGGGTGCCCAACTGGTGTGGGAGGTGCCACAACTGGAAGCCAGACCGGACACACCACTGCAAAGAGCTGGGGCGCTGTGTTAGAAAGATGGATCACTACTGCCCGTGGGCGGGAGGCATCATAGCCGAGTCAACTCATAAGTATTTTATGCAGTTCGTCTTCTATGCGGCCTTGTATACAACCTTTACTTGGATCGTGATAGCCATCTTCTTTGCAGAGCGCAGCAACAAG ATGGGCTCAAAACCTGGCACCTGGATTGGCGCCCTCGTAACCGCCGTCCTGTTTTGTATCTTCACATTCACCATGACCTGTATGACGGGCTGGAATCTAATGATCAACTACACCTCGGTCGAAGGCATTCAACGCGGCGGCATCCACAACATCGCCTTCCTCATCTCTGACTCACCACAAGACTCCACACCTACGTCGTCGACCAGGCACAAATCGGACGCCCAAGCCGAAGAGGACTGGCCTATCCTCACCACCGTCACTCGCCCATCTGGCCGCTCATATGTCGTCATGCAAACCAGAACCATGGAGCACCCGTGGTATACAACACTCATGAAAGGCTGGAAGGACACCATGGGTAACAACATCATCGACTGGTTTCTCCCCTTCCGGCAAAGCCCCTGTAAGCAGCGAAGCCACCAGGGAGAGTTCGAATGGGGGGAGGTTGTCTACGACATGGCGCGCATGTATGAGAAGAAGACTGGGGTGAGGCTTGCACTGCTTGAGGGGAGTCAAAGATGA